In a genomic window of Candidatus Moraniibacteriota bacterium:
- the secY gene encoding preprotein translocase subunit SecY: MLEKIIQIFKVRELRNKILFILALLVVFRIAANIPLPGVDVTRLKEFFEGNQLLGLLNIFSGGGLANISIVLLGVGPYITASIIMQLLTMIVPRLEQLYKEEGEAGRQKFNMWTRWLTVPLAALQTFGMITILRSQQVLGTLAPFDMAVIIVIATAGTIFLMWLGELITEKGIGNGVSLIIFAGIVASLPSAASQLITTFDPTKLFTYLIFAAVALITITGVVIVSEGQRNIPVSYAKRIRGNKMYGGMSTHLPLRVNQAGVIPIIFAVSIMLFPGMIASFLTQVPNETVVNIATLVNRVFQNQLFYGAAYFILVVLFTYFYTAVVFDPNQISENLQKQGGYVPGIRPGRTTAEYLHRIMNRITLTGSLFLGTIAVLPLAIQGATGIGALTIGGTSILIVVSVVIETIKQIESQLVMRDYEGF; the protein is encoded by the coding sequence ATGCTAGAAAAAATCATCCAAATCTTCAAAGTTAGAGAACTGCGCAATAAAATTCTTTTTATCCTGGCACTTCTGGTTGTTTTTCGGATTGCGGCCAATATTCCATTGCCCGGAGTCGACGTGACAAGACTCAAAGAGTTTTTTGAAGGGAACCAGCTTCTCGGACTTCTCAATATTTTTTCCGGAGGCGGGCTGGCCAATATCTCCATTGTTCTTCTGGGAGTCGGTCCCTACATCACTGCTTCAATCATTATGCAGCTTCTCACCATGATTGTCCCGCGGCTGGAGCAGCTTTACAAAGAAGAAGGGGAAGCCGGCCGGCAAAAATTCAATATGTGGACCCGCTGGCTGACAGTGCCGCTGGCGGCACTTCAGACCTTTGGAATGATAACTATTCTTCGCTCCCAGCAGGTGCTGGGGACACTGGCTCCCTTTGATATGGCGGTAATTATTGTTATTGCCACTGCCGGAACGATATTTCTGATGTGGTTGGGAGAATTAATTACCGAAAAAGGAATTGGCAATGGTGTATCTTTGATTATCTTTGCCGGCATTGTTGCCAGCCTTCCTTCAGCAGCTTCTCAATTAATCACTACTTTCGATCCTACCAAGCTCTTCACTTATCTCATTTTTGCCGCAGTAGCATTGATTACCATCACCGGAGTAGTGATAGTGTCTGAAGGACAGAGAAATATCCCGGTATCCTATGCCAAGCGCATCCGGGGAAACAAAATGTACGGCGGGATGTCAACTCATTTACCTCTGCGCGTCAATCAAGCCGGAGTTATTCCCATCATCTTTGCGGTTTCCATAATGCTTTTTCCCGGAATGATTGCCAGTTTTTTGACGCAAGTTCCCAATGAGACGGTGGTAAACATTGCCACATTGGTCAACCGGGTTTTTCAAAACCAGCTGTTTTACGGAGCGGCCTACTTCATACTAGTGGTGCTTTTCACTTATTTTTACACGGCGGTGGTTTTTGATCCCAATCAGATATCTGAAAACCTGCAAAAACAGGGAGGATATGTTCCCGGTATCCGCCCCGGAAGAACCACAGCCGAGTATCTTCACAGAATAATGAATCGAATCACCCTTACTGGTTCGCTGTTTTTGGGCACTATTGCTGTTCTCCCGCTGGCTATTCAAGGGGCTACCGGAATTGGAGCTCTGACAATCGGCGGAACTAGTATATTAATTGTGGTTTCGGTGGTAATTGAAACCATCAAGCAGATTGAGAGCCAGCTGGTAATGAGAGATTACGAAGGATTTTGA
- the rplO gene encoding 50S ribosomal protein L15: MQIHQLKIGKRKARKRVGRGGKRGTYSGRGMKGQKSRSGAKINPLFEGGRSSLIERLKKMPGFKSPHPKKININLNDLERNFKNGETVSIENLVKIGLVGKIIARNGIKILGDGKLTKKLSIDKGILMSKLAKKAIEKAGGKIIN, translated from the coding sequence ATGCAGATTCATCAGCTCAAAATTGGGAAAAGAAAAGCCCGCAAGCGCGTAGGCAGGGGCGGAAAGCGGGGCACATATTCCGGCCGGGGAATGAAAGGACAAAAGTCGCGCTCAGGGGCTAAAATAAACCCGCTGTTTGAAGGCGGGCGTTCTTCGCTTATCGAACGGCTCAAGAAGATGCCGGGATTCAAGTCGCCGCACCCAAAGAAAATTAACATTAATCTTAATGATCTGGAGAGAAACTTCAAAAACGGCGAAACGGTAAGTATTGAAAATTTGGTAAAAATCGGTTTGGTTGGTAAAATTATAGCAAGAAATGGAATAAAAATTTTGGGAGATGGGAAGTTAACAAAAAAGCTTTCAATTGATAAGGGAATTTTAATGTCGAAATTGGCGAAAAAAGCGATTGAAAAAGCAGGAGGAAAAATTATAAACTAG